One region of Chryseobacterium sp. C-71 genomic DNA includes:
- a CDS encoding beta-carotene 15,15'-monooxygenase encodes MNAMTSNIKNLFRLKTVPAEENQNQLPTTEPVDNESTEESRKRTYHESGYRDGTRNSGNHTALSICLDAIYSKFQNEEKQLVEKQSKLKEPYLNEQKNKETEIKGLTVSLDNKEEKLNNIDEDIKNVQDKIEGLKFEINDLPRNPEAYSVNATKGASTKFWIGLILLIPISLYLFTFYISTSYSAFFKSFDANGNIIQSVLDAQAFNKAWSEGPLEGAFVTLIPFVFLGLGYLIHMFGENKSFGNYAKIALLFIITFVFDAILAYEIESKLYELNKTFESLPFDLKIAFTKNQFWGIIFAGFIVYIIWGLVFDFVMKEHKEKDKIKNEQIRRQKDILVHQERIVDFEKQKEEVRNSIGSIKELIAKAKGRIEELQNIIDGVIIPTKDYKLYASEYMQGWITFMSEKLAVSQSVKQEMIEECKKQYNYNLNKVGANSDSQNSVYMSVL; translated from the coding sequence ATGAATGCCATGACCTCAAATATTAAAAATCTTTTCAGGTTAAAAACTGTTCCGGCTGAAGAAAATCAAAATCAGCTTCCGACAACTGAACCTGTAGACAACGAATCAACCGAAGAAAGTCGCAAACGAACGTATCACGAATCTGGCTACAGAGACGGGACAAGAAACAGCGGAAATCACACTGCTTTGTCCATTTGCCTTGATGCGATCTATTCGAAATTTCAAAACGAAGAAAAACAGCTCGTTGAAAAGCAGAGTAAATTAAAAGAACCTTATCTGAACGAACAGAAAAACAAGGAAACCGAAATTAAAGGTTTGACCGTTTCTTTAGACAACAAAGAAGAAAAGCTCAACAACATTGATGAAGACATTAAAAATGTTCAGGATAAAATTGAAGGTCTGAAATTTGAAATCAATGATCTTCCGAGAAATCCCGAAGCGTACAGCGTAAACGCAACAAAAGGTGCTTCCACAAAATTCTGGATTGGTTTGATTCTCTTAATTCCGATCAGTTTATACCTTTTCACTTTCTATATTTCGACTTCGTATTCTGCGTTTTTCAAAAGTTTTGATGCGAACGGAAATATCATTCAAAGTGTTTTAGACGCACAGGCTTTCAACAAAGCCTGGTCTGAAGGTCCGCTGGAAGGGGCTTTTGTTACTTTGATTCCGTTTGTGTTTTTAGGTTTGGGATATCTGATCCATATGTTTGGAGAAAACAAAAGCTTTGGCAATTACGCTAAAATCGCATTATTATTCATTATCACATTTGTTTTCGATGCTATTCTGGCTTACGAAATTGAATCTAAATTGTACGAACTGAACAAAACTTTTGAGTCTCTTCCATTCGATCTCAAAATAGCATTTACCAAGAATCAGTTTTGGGGAATTATTTTCGCCGGATTTATAGTGTATATCATTTGGGGATTGGTTTTCGATTTTGTGATGAAAGAACATAAAGAAAAAGACAAGATCAAAAACGAACAAATCAGAAGACAAAAAGACATTTTGGTTCATCAGGAAAGAATCGTTGATTTTGAAAAGCAAAAAGAAGAAGTCAGAAACAGCATCGGAAGCATCAAAGAACTGATTGCCAAAGCAAAAGGCAGAATTGAAGAACTTCAGAATATTATCGACGGAGTGATTATTCCTACGAAAGATTACAAACTCTACGCATCAGAATATATGCAGGGCTGGATCACATTTATGAGTGAAAAATTAGCCGTTTCTCAATCTGTAAAACAGGAAATGATAGAAGAATGTAAGAAGCAATACAATTACAATCTCAACAAAGTAGGAGCAAATTCCGATAGTCAGAACTCTGTTTACATGTCAGTTTTATAA